A section of the Elusimicrobiota bacterium genome encodes:
- a CDS encoding superoxide dismutase, producing MTYLLPELPYAKDALTPHISAETIDFHYGKHHKTYVDNLNKFLAGNPLEKETALEDVVRKAPQGPLFNNAAQVWNHTFYWNSLRPQGGGEPKGRLAEAVAKAYGSLAKLQEEFTAKAVGHFGSGWAWLVLKEGKLSVETTANAGTPLTYGCTPLLTCDVWEHAYYIDYRNARAKYVESFWKIANWEFAEKNLEAASVKNG from the coding sequence ATGACCTACCTACTGCCCGAACTGCCCTACGCCAAGGACGCCCTGACCCCGCACATCTCAGCCGAGACCATCGATTTCCACTACGGCAAGCACCACAAGACCTACGTGGACAACCTCAACAAATTCCTGGCTGGAAATCCCCTGGAGAAGGAGACCGCCCTGGAAGACGTGGTCCGCAAGGCGCCGCAGGGGCCGCTCTTCAACAACGCGGCCCAGGTCTGGAACCACACCTTCTACTGGAACAGCCTCAGGCCGCAGGGAGGCGGCGAGCCCAAGGGCAGGCTGGCCGAGGCCGTGGCCAAGGCCTACGGCTCATTGGCCAAGCTCCAGGAGGAGTTCACGGCCAAGGCCGTCGGCCATTTCGGCTCCGGCTGGGCCTGGCTGGTCCTCAAGGAGGGCAAGCTCTCCGTGGAGACCACGGCAAACGCGGGCACGCCTCTGACCTACGGCTGCACCCCGCTGCTGACCTGCGACGTCTGGGAGCACGCCTACTACATCGACTACCGCAACGCGCGGGCCAAGTACGTGGAGAGCTTCTGGAAGATCGCGAACTGGGAGTTCGCTGAGAAGAATCTCGAGGCCGCCTCGGTTAAGAACGGCTAG
- the fabF gene encoding beta-ketoacyl-ACP synthase II has translation MKRRVVVTGIGLVTPVGIGTDPTWAALLECQSGVGLITKFDTTQFSTKIAAELKGFDPLVWIEKKEVKKMDPFIQYAIAAADFAVKSSGLVINGENGPRVGVNIGSGIGGFSTIENQHTELMQGGPRKISPFFIPSCIINLAAGQVSIRHGAKGPNTATCTACSSGAHAIGDSFRIIQNGYADAMICGAAEAAITPLAVGGFGNMRALSRRNEEPQRASRPFDQSRDGFVMGEGSGILIIEELEQAKARGAKIIAELAGYGMSGDAYHITSPSEDGDGGCRVMQNAISDAGIKPEQVGYINAHGTSTPFNDKLETMAIKKVFGAHAKSGLLVSSTKSMTGHLLGAAGSVEAGLSALVVLHGKVPPTINYENPDPECDLDYVPNKVRETAVEYAMSNSFGFGGTNACLLFKRYNG, from the coding sequence TTGAAACGCAGAGTGGTCGTGACCGGCATCGGCCTGGTGACTCCCGTCGGCATCGGAACGGACCCGACCTGGGCTGCGCTCCTGGAGTGCCAGAGCGGCGTGGGCCTCATCACCAAGTTCGACACCACCCAATTTTCCACGAAGATCGCGGCCGAGCTCAAAGGCTTCGACCCGTTGGTCTGGATCGAGAAGAAGGAAGTCAAGAAGATGGACCCCTTCATCCAGTACGCGATCGCGGCCGCCGACTTCGCGGTCAAGTCTTCCGGCCTGGTCATCAACGGAGAGAACGGCCCCCGCGTGGGCGTCAATATCGGCTCCGGCATCGGCGGCTTCTCCACCATCGAGAACCAGCATACCGAGCTCATGCAGGGCGGCCCGCGCAAGATATCGCCGTTCTTCATCCCTTCCTGCATCATCAACCTGGCCGCCGGGCAGGTCTCCATCCGCCACGGCGCCAAGGGCCCCAACACCGCGACCTGCACGGCGTGTTCCTCGGGCGCGCACGCCATCGGCGACTCCTTCCGCATCATCCAGAACGGCTACGCGGACGCCATGATCTGCGGGGCGGCTGAGGCCGCCATCACGCCGCTGGCCGTGGGGGGCTTCGGCAACATGCGGGCACTCTCGCGGCGCAACGAGGAGCCCCAGCGCGCCAGCCGGCCGTTCGACCAGTCGCGCGACGGCTTCGTCATGGGCGAGGGGTCGGGCATCCTGATCATCGAGGAGCTCGAGCAGGCCAAAGCGCGCGGCGCCAAGATCATCGCGGAGCTGGCCGGCTATGGCATGTCCGGCGACGCCTACCACATCACCTCGCCTTCCGAGGACGGCGATGGCGGCTGCCGCGTCATGCAGAACGCCATCAGCGACGCGGGCATCAAGCCCGAGCAGGTGGGCTACATCAACGCCCACGGGACCTCGACTCCCTTCAACGACAAGCTGGAGACCATGGCCATCAAGAAGGTCTTCGGCGCTCACGCCAAGAGCGGGTTGCTGGTCAGCTCCACCAAGTCCATGACCGGGCACCTGCTGGGCGCGGCCGGCTCGGTGGAAGCCGGCCTCTCGGCATTGGTGGTCTTGCACGGGAAGGTCCCTCCCACCATCAACTACGAGAACCCGGACCCGGAGTGCGACCTCGACTACGTGCCCAACAAGGTCCGCGAGACCGCGGTCGAGTACGCCATGTCGAATTCCTTCGGGTTCGGCGGGACGAACGCCTGCCTGCTGTTCAAGCGCTACAACGGATAG
- a CDS encoding DUF421 domain-containing protein: protein MWHLFIPDISLAEKLLRSFVIYIVLYLIIRLTGKRQVAQMTPFDLVVLLVLANVVQNAVIGPDNSLGGGIIGAVAIVGLNWLMAEAAFRSKKARRLIEGEPVLLIHDGRILRRSLDGQRITVDELMAALRENGVADPLRVRFAVLEDNGKISVMAK from the coding sequence ATGTGGCATCTCTTCATCCCCGACATATCGCTGGCCGAGAAGCTCCTGCGCTCGTTCGTCATCTACATCGTCCTCTACCTCATCATCCGCCTGACCGGCAAGCGCCAGGTGGCGCAGATGACCCCCTTCGACCTGGTGGTCCTGCTGGTCCTGGCCAACGTGGTGCAGAACGCGGTCATCGGCCCGGACAACTCGCTGGGCGGCGGCATCATTGGCGCGGTGGCCATCGTAGGGCTCAACTGGCTCATGGCCGAGGCCGCCTTCCGCAGCAAGAAGGCCCGCCGCCTCATCGAAGGCGAGCCCGTCCTGCTCATCCACGACGGCCGCATCCTGCGCCGCAGCCTGGACGGCCAGCGCATCACCGTCGACGAGCTCATGGCGGCCCTGCGCGAGAACGGCGTGGCCGACCCCCTGCGCGTGCGCTTCGCGGTCCTGGAGGACAACGGCAAGATCAGCGTCATGGCCAAGTGA
- a CDS encoding TIM44-like domain-containing protein, which produces MPLASLLLLLESLAFGRAGGGGHYSGGHSFSGGSSYSGGHSYSGGSSYSGGHYRSGGGDFLFDLLTAYVRWAEAHPLIGIPLTLAIVYVIFRLYTAGNDRYVSVTIGRGIEAQADSRLQSKLAGLRARDPGFSPEEFLARAQAAFLKIQGAWCGLDMAPARAFISDGVMERFSIQLAMQKAEGKHDRMDGLSVREARLLEVESDPQFDTLHVSLRASAVDVEVSLQDGSVAAGDAEAEEFTEVWSFLRRPGAKTLDKPGLIEGQCPNCGSALEIKDAALCSSCKSWVNSGQYDWVLAEITQACEWSVREAGREVPGWGLLSADDPGLNTQFLEDRASVVFWRWQYALRRSDAGLMRSVACDRFCAELAEQIRAKPVRHEDAAVGRVTVLAVEPGGDFDRAHVGVKWSAEGSVLQHVLILGRRKGVQTDERSGLVSARCPACGAPAESREAAACAYCAHAFNDGSRNWVLLEMVPAGLWQRPSWPESGAAPAPAAAADPDWGAALAPADALAVLVSTITADGRVADQEMAYLQSYAKSRAIPPEVADRVIAAANAGTLHVPEPKDPAQVRAVLRGLIRMSLADGSIADAELKLINSFAGSHGLSLEDVRADIAEQRAAMYREAKKALAAR; this is translated from the coding sequence ATGCCCCTGGCCTCCCTGCTGCTCCTGCTGGAATCGCTCGCCTTCGGACGGGCCGGCGGGGGCGGGCACTATTCCGGAGGCCACAGCTTCTCCGGTGGATCGAGTTATTCCGGCGGGCACAGCTATTCCGGCGGCAGTTCCTACAGCGGCGGCCACTACCGCTCCGGCGGGGGCGATTTCCTCTTCGACCTGCTCACGGCCTACGTCAGATGGGCCGAAGCCCATCCCCTCATCGGCATCCCCCTCACCCTCGCCATCGTGTATGTCATCTTCCGCCTCTATACCGCGGGCAACGACCGCTACGTCTCGGTCACGATAGGCCGGGGCATCGAGGCCCAGGCGGACTCCCGCCTGCAGTCCAAGCTCGCCGGCCTGCGCGCGCGCGACCCGGGCTTCAGCCCGGAGGAGTTCCTGGCCCGGGCCCAGGCCGCCTTCCTTAAGATCCAAGGGGCTTGGTGCGGCCTGGACATGGCCCCGGCGCGCGCCTTCATCTCGGACGGGGTCATGGAGCGCTTCAGCATCCAACTGGCGATGCAGAAGGCCGAAGGCAAGCACGACCGCATGGACGGCCTATCGGTCCGCGAGGCACGCCTGCTGGAGGTCGAGTCCGACCCCCAGTTCGACACCTTGCACGTCAGCCTGCGCGCTTCGGCCGTGGATGTGGAGGTCTCGCTCCAAGACGGTTCGGTGGCGGCCGGCGACGCGGAGGCGGAAGAGTTCACCGAGGTCTGGTCCTTCCTGCGGCGGCCGGGCGCCAAGACTTTGGACAAGCCGGGCCTCATCGAGGGGCAGTGCCCCAACTGCGGCTCGGCCCTGGAGATCAAGGACGCGGCCCTGTGCTCCTCCTGCAAGTCCTGGGTCAACTCCGGCCAGTACGACTGGGTGCTCGCCGAGATCACCCAGGCCTGCGAATGGTCGGTGCGCGAGGCGGGCCGCGAGGTGCCGGGCTGGGGGCTGCTGAGCGCCGACGACCCCGGCCTCAACACCCAGTTCCTGGAGGACCGCGCCTCCGTGGTGTTTTGGCGCTGGCAGTACGCCCTGCGGCGCTCCGACGCCGGGCTCATGCGCAGCGTGGCCTGCGACCGGTTCTGCGCGGAGCTGGCCGAGCAAATCCGGGCCAAGCCCGTCCGCCACGAGGACGCGGCGGTCGGGAGGGTCACGGTCCTGGCCGTGGAGCCGGGCGGGGACTTCGACCGGGCGCATGTCGGGGTCAAATGGTCCGCCGAAGGCTCCGTGCTCCAGCATGTCCTCATCCTGGGCCGCCGCAAGGGCGTCCAGACCGACGAGCGCTCCGGCCTGGTCTCCGCACGCTGCCCGGCCTGCGGCGCGCCGGCCGAGAGCCGGGAAGCGGCGGCGTGCGCCTACTGCGCGCACGCCTTCAACGACGGCAGCCGCAACTGGGTCCTGCTGGAGATGGTGCCGGCAGGCCTCTGGCAGAGACCATCCTGGCCCGAAAGCGGCGCGGCCCCGGCGCCGGCGGCTGCGGCGGATCCCGACTGGGGAGCAGCCCTGGCCCCGGCCGACGCCCTGGCCGTGCTGGTCTCGACCATCACCGCGGACGGCCGGGTCGCCGACCAGGAGATGGCCTACCTGCAGTCCTACGCCAAGTCGCGGGCGATTCCCCCGGAGGTGGCCGACCGGGTCATCGCCGCGGCCAACGCCGGGACCCTGCACGTCCCCGAACCCAAGGACCCGGCCCAGGTCCGGGCCGTTCTGCGCGGGCTCATCCGCATGAGCCTGGCCGACGGCTCCATCGCCGACGCTGAGCTCAAGCTCATCAACTCCTTCGCGGGCAGCCACGGCTTGAGCCTGGAGGATGTGCGCGCCGACATCGCGGAGCAGCGCGCCGCGATGTATCGGGAAGCCAAGAAGGCCCTGGCCGCCCGCTGA
- a CDS encoding amino acid adenylation domain-containing protein translates to MPAPAVFSFLDNPDPALAADGLLHQIFADSARRHGQRTALECEGRRLSYEELDAASNQFARQLRARGVVAGDRVCLLLNKSPELYTALLGILKAGAAYVPLDPSYPPERARFIAADCGAVLLVTSLEFLPVAGKVACPKLYWNEARHEIAGQSPSSLPCAGGPQDEAYVIYTSGTTGNPKGVAVSHGSASHLARAEAKVYQVRAEDRVLQGFSAAFDASVEEMWAAWSAGAALVAGTAAVMHSGPDLGRRLCELGITVFSTVPTLLALLPEPAACVRLLILGGEALPAELVRPWLSPERRVYNTYGPTETTVVATLALCRPGAPVTIGRPLANYTAYICDQRGGIVERGREGELLIGGPGVAKGYLNREELTAAKFIGNPHQALTGDASPVLYRTGDLARINADGDIEFLGRVDTQVKIRGYRVELAEIESLLRELPGVRNAAALVQESPGGSVLGAYVELAAGAAFDEGEALAGLKRRLPPYSVPLFVEPLREFPTLASGKVDRKSFPPPKRKVVAGRRPDFGSPLKNAVYEAWSRLFENEQILETDNFFTDLGGHSLLAARFVSEMRREQRFAGLALSDLYANPSIRELGLYLERQPAARPAAAPAAFRSLPMWQYRLSAAAQAVMLYFSNGFFALQWITPFMAYSFMRAYERPYWESLLIAFLSLCFVYPLMLLLGIGAKWLILGRVREGDYPIWGAYYLRWLMVQRLLAAVPLHFLAGTPLMARYLRLLGSKVGKDAYIDSYLVSGLDLLAIGDQASINAEANISTYSLEDGLLKLRRVEIGAGVSVGARSVVGPDTMIGAGTAIGDLSCIRSGARVGPGQYWSGSPAVPGEKPPAPGASPAAGQGSVPDALAAAFYVASFFLLPALGLLPIFPGIMLMYHMDLRTEHYAYLLLAPLVAVVFVALSALQILALKWLILGRLKEGVYRIKSFFYMRKWVLDKLMENSRELLQTLYATLYLNPWYRALGANVGADAEISTASFILPDLLHIGAGSFIADGAGLGPAKVVGGEIILRKTEVGTRTFIGNSAFVPVGSRLGSNCLLGCQSIPPGEDTPDGTSWLGSPAVNLPQRQKPAKQFAEERTYHPTRKLYAQRLGIEFFRVILPATAFVVFTTLMLSFAVQMEDLHGPVPTVLAFPAVYMAFGVVAMLLTALMKHAIVGRHVPDEQPLWSPFVWRTELMTGFCENFTNEFFVSQLEGTVFLPWYYRLLGMTVGRRACLLTTDFTEFDLVALGDDVALNEDCTIQTHLFEDRVMKLGKVEIGSRVSIGSNTVVLYDSAIEDDVKVGDLSLLMKGERLRAGSRWAGSPLQSGL, encoded by the coding sequence ATGCCGGCACCGGCGGTTTTCTCGTTCCTGGACAATCCCGACCCCGCGCTGGCCGCCGACGGCCTGCTCCACCAAATCTTCGCGGACAGCGCGCGGCGCCACGGCCAGCGGACGGCCCTGGAATGCGAGGGCCGCAGGCTCTCCTATGAGGAGCTCGACGCCGCCTCCAACCAGTTCGCGCGCCAACTGCGCGCCCGGGGAGTCGTTGCCGGAGACCGGGTCTGCCTCCTGCTCAACAAGTCCCCGGAGCTCTACACGGCCCTGCTGGGCATCCTCAAGGCCGGCGCGGCCTATGTCCCGCTCGACCCCTCCTATCCGCCGGAGCGGGCGCGCTTCATCGCCGCGGACTGCGGCGCCGTTCTGCTGGTCACGAGCCTGGAGTTCTTGCCCGTGGCCGGGAAGGTGGCCTGTCCGAAACTGTACTGGAACGAGGCGCGCCACGAGATCGCAGGTCAGAGTCCCTCGTCCCTGCCCTGCGCTGGCGGGCCGCAAGACGAGGCCTACGTCATCTACACCTCCGGCACCACGGGCAACCCCAAGGGCGTGGCCGTGTCCCACGGCAGCGCTTCCCATCTGGCGCGGGCCGAGGCCAAGGTCTATCAGGTCCGCGCCGAGGACCGGGTGCTGCAGGGCTTCTCCGCGGCCTTCGACGCCTCGGTGGAGGAGATGTGGGCGGCCTGGAGCGCGGGCGCGGCCTTGGTGGCGGGCACCGCGGCCGTCATGCACTCGGGGCCGGACCTGGGCCGCCGCCTCTGCGAGCTGGGAATCACCGTGTTCTCGACCGTGCCCACCTTGCTGGCCTTGCTCCCGGAGCCGGCGGCCTGCGTGCGCCTGCTCATCCTCGGCGGCGAAGCCCTGCCCGCGGAGCTGGTCCGGCCCTGGCTCTCGCCCGAGCGGCGCGTCTACAACACCTACGGACCCACGGAGACGACCGTGGTCGCCACGCTCGCCCTGTGCCGGCCGGGGGCCCCCGTCACCATCGGGCGGCCCCTGGCCAACTACACGGCCTACATCTGCGACCAGCGGGGCGGGATCGTGGAGCGGGGCCGGGAAGGCGAGCTCCTCATCGGGGGCCCCGGAGTGGCCAAGGGCTACCTCAACCGTGAGGAGCTTACGGCCGCCAAGTTCATCGGCAACCCGCACCAGGCGCTCACCGGCGATGCCAGCCCGGTCCTCTACCGCACCGGCGACCTGGCCCGCATCAACGCGGACGGAGACATCGAGTTCCTCGGCCGTGTCGACACCCAAGTCAAGATCCGCGGCTACCGCGTGGAGCTCGCCGAGATCGAATCATTGCTGCGCGAGCTTCCCGGGGTCCGCAACGCGGCCGCGCTGGTGCAGGAGAGCCCGGGCGGCAGCGTTCTGGGCGCCTACGTGGAGCTCGCGGCCGGGGCGGCCTTCGACGAGGGCGAGGCGCTCGCGGGCCTCAAGCGGCGCCTGCCGCCCTACAGCGTCCCCCTCTTCGTCGAGCCCCTCCGCGAGTTCCCGACTTTGGCCAGCGGCAAGGTGGACCGCAAGTCGTTCCCCCCGCCCAAACGGAAGGTCGTCGCCGGCCGCAGGCCGGACTTCGGCTCGCCGCTCAAGAACGCCGTATACGAGGCCTGGTCCCGGCTCTTCGAGAACGAGCAGATCTTGGAGACGGACAATTTCTTCACGGACCTCGGGGGCCATTCCCTGCTGGCCGCGCGATTCGTCTCGGAGATGAGGCGGGAACAGCGCTTCGCGGGGCTCGCGCTCAGCGACCTCTATGCCAATCCCTCCATCCGGGAACTGGGCCTCTATCTGGAGCGCCAGCCGGCGGCACGGCCCGCAGCCGCCCCCGCCGCCTTCCGCAGCCTGCCGATGTGGCAGTACCGCCTGAGCGCCGCAGCCCAAGCCGTCATGCTCTATTTCAGCAACGGCTTCTTCGCCCTGCAATGGATCACGCCCTTCATGGCCTACAGCTTTATGAGGGCCTATGAGCGGCCTTACTGGGAATCTTTGCTCATCGCCTTCCTGAGCCTGTGCTTCGTCTACCCCCTCATGCTGCTGCTGGGCATCGGCGCCAAGTGGCTCATTCTGGGCCGCGTGCGGGAAGGCGACTACCCCATCTGGGGGGCCTATTATCTCAGATGGCTCATGGTCCAGCGCCTGCTGGCCGCGGTGCCCCTGCATTTCCTGGCCGGCACGCCGCTGATGGCGCGCTACCTCAGGCTGCTCGGTTCGAAGGTAGGGAAAGACGCGTACATCGATTCCTACCTCGTCTCCGGGCTCGACCTGCTGGCCATCGGCGACCAGGCCAGCATCAACGCGGAGGCCAACATCTCGACCTACAGCCTGGAAGACGGCCTCCTCAAGCTCCGCCGCGTCGAGATCGGCGCGGGCGTCTCGGTGGGCGCGCGCTCCGTGGTGGGCCCGGACACGATGATCGGAGCCGGCACGGCCATAGGCGACCTCAGCTGCATCCGCAGCGGGGCGCGGGTCGGCCCCGGGCAGTACTGGTCAGGCTCCCCTGCCGTCCCAGGCGAGAAACCGCCCGCCCCCGGGGCCTCGCCGGCGGCCGGCCAGGGGAGCGTCCCGGACGCGTTGGCCGCGGCCTTTTACGTGGCGAGCTTCTTCCTCCTGCCCGCTCTGGGGTTGCTGCCCATCTTCCCGGGCATCATGCTGATGTATCACATGGACCTCAGGACCGAGCACTACGCCTACCTTCTGCTGGCGCCCTTGGTCGCGGTCGTCTTCGTCGCGCTCTCGGCCCTGCAGATCCTGGCCTTGAAATGGCTCATCCTGGGGCGGCTGAAGGAAGGCGTCTACCGGATCAAGAGTTTCTTCTACATGCGCAAATGGGTCCTGGACAAGCTCATGGAGAACAGCCGGGAGCTCCTGCAGACGCTCTACGCCACGCTCTACCTCAATCCCTGGTACCGCGCTTTGGGCGCAAACGTCGGCGCGGACGCCGAGATCTCCACGGCCTCCTTCATCCTGCCCGACCTCCTGCACATCGGCGCGGGGAGCTTCATTGCCGACGGCGCGGGGCTGGGCCCGGCCAAGGTCGTCGGCGGGGAGATCATCCTGCGGAAGACCGAAGTGGGAACGCGGACCTTCATCGGCAACAGCGCTTTCGTGCCGGTGGGCTCGCGGCTGGGCAGCAACTGCCTGCTGGGCTGCCAGTCCATCCCGCCCGGGGAGGACACTCCGGACGGGACCTCCTGGCTGGGATCTCCGGCCGTCAACCTCCCCCAGCGCCAGAAGCCCGCCAAGCAGTTCGCCGAGGAGAGGACCTACCATCCCACCCGGAAGCTCTATGCCCAGCGCCTGGGCATCGAGTTCTTCCGGGTGATCCTCCCCGCCACGGCCTTCGTGGTCTTCACCACTTTGATGCTATCCTTCGCCGTCCAGATGGAGGACCTGCATGGGCCCGTGCCGACCGTCCTGGCGTTCCCCGCCGTCTATATGGCCTTCGGGGTCGTCGCGATGCTGCTCACCGCGCTCATGAAGCACGCGATCGTGGGCCGCCACGTTCCGGACGAGCAGCCGCTCTGGAGCCCCTTCGTCTGGCGCACGGAGCTCATGACCGGTTTCTGCGAGAACTTCACCAACGAGTTCTTCGTCAGCCAGCTGGAGGGCACGGTGTTTTTGCCCTGGTACTACCGGCTCCTGGGCATGACCGTCGGCCGGCGCGCCTGCCTGCTGACCACGGACTTCACGGAGTTCGACCTCGTCGCCCTCGGCGACGACGTGGCGCTCAACGAGGACTGCACCATCCAGACCCACCTCTTCGAGGACCGGGTCATGAAGCTGGGCAAGGTCGAGATCGGCTCGCGCGTCTCAATCGGCAGCAACACGGTGGTCCTCTACGACAGCGCCATCGAGGACGACGTGAAGGTGGGAGACCTCTCTCTGCTGATGAAAGGCGAACGCCTGCGCGCCGGCTCGCGCTGGGCCGGCTCCCCCCTCCAGAGCGGCCTCTAG
- the moeB gene encoding molybdopterin-synthase adenylyltransferase MoeB — protein sequence MELPGLSPDELRRYGRQIVLPELGVEGQKKLKAARVLVVGVGGLGAPLSLYLTAAGVGTIGLADHDEVELANLQRQVLYSGASVGRSKLAEAEARLKALNPGVAILRHDERLTSRNALDIIRGYDVVADGTDNFPTRYLVNDACVLAGKPNVHAAVFRFEGRLSVFDARKGPCYRCLFPQPPAPGTVPDCAAGGVLGALPGVMGSLQAVEVMKLILGAGEPAIGKLVVFDALALEWQSIIVRKDPRCPLCGEKPSIRALADYEDSCRVPEVSVEELKARLERRDDFLLLDVREPGERALASIPGSQLIPLGELPSRLSEIDAYRGRPVLVLCRSGNRSAQAVRLLREKGFSGVLNVAGGIAAWSERIDPSVPKY from the coding sequence ATGGAACTCCCCGGCCTCAGCCCCGACGAGTTGCGCCGCTACGGCCGGCAGATCGTGCTGCCCGAGCTCGGCGTCGAGGGACAGAAGAAGCTCAAGGCCGCGCGCGTGCTGGTGGTGGGTGTGGGCGGCTTGGGCGCGCCCTTGAGCCTGTACCTGACCGCGGCCGGAGTGGGGACCATCGGCCTGGCGGACCACGACGAGGTGGAACTGGCCAACCTGCAGCGCCAGGTCCTGTACTCAGGCGCCTCCGTGGGCCGTTCCAAGCTGGCCGAGGCCGAGGCCCGGCTAAAGGCCCTCAACCCCGGCGTGGCCATTCTCCGCCACGACGAGCGCCTGACTTCGCGCAACGCTCTGGACATCATCAGGGGCTACGACGTGGTGGCCGACGGCACGGACAATTTCCCGACCCGTTATCTGGTCAACGATGCCTGCGTCCTGGCCGGCAAGCCCAACGTGCACGCGGCGGTGTTCCGCTTCGAGGGCCGCCTCTCCGTCTTCGACGCTCGCAAGGGTCCCTGCTACCGCTGTCTCTTCCCCCAGCCGCCCGCGCCCGGCACGGTGCCGGACTGCGCCGCGGGCGGGGTGCTGGGCGCCCTGCCCGGGGTGATGGGCTCCTTGCAGGCCGTGGAGGTCATGAAGCTCATCCTGGGCGCGGGCGAGCCGGCCATCGGCAAGCTCGTGGTCTTCGACGCTCTGGCCTTGGAGTGGCAGAGCATCATCGTGCGCAAGGACCCGCGCTGCCCGCTCTGCGGCGAGAAGCCCTCCATCCGGGCGCTGGCGGACTACGAAGACTCCTGCAGGGTCCCCGAGGTCTCGGTCGAGGAGCTCAAGGCCAGGCTGGAGCGCCGGGACGACTTCCTGCTGCTGGACGTGCGCGAGCCGGGAGAGCGCGCCCTGGCGAGCATCCCGGGCTCCCAGCTCATCCCTCTGGGAGAGCTGCCCAGCCGCCTCAGCGAGATCGACGCCTACCGCGGCCGGCCCGTCCTGGTGCTTTGCCGCAGCGGCAACCGCTCCGCCCAGGCTGTCCGGCTGCTGCGCGAGAAGGGCTTCTCCGGCGTCCTTAACGTGGCGGGCGGAATCGCGGCCTGGTCCGAGCGCATCGACCCGTCGGTGCCCAAGTACTAG